The following proteins are encoded in a genomic region of Paracoccus sp. MBLB3053:
- a CDS encoding ABC transporter substrate-binding protein yields MSARAITRRETLVMMASGALVGPQAAQALIGSPYLDDPIEAGELPPAGQRVPLEPRIVDMPALGRSPGRHGGTIRMLIGGQRDIRYMPINGYARLVGYDMNLNFIADILHSWEVDQDRVFTLRLRKGHRWSDGHPFTSEDFRYCWEDVILRDDLGGMPPEMRLEGKGPIFELLDELTVRYSWHAPLPDFLPLLAAPSPLRICMPAHYMKQFHVSFARRDELDRYVHEQRVDDWQALHQKMSRITRPENPDLPTLDPWRPRTAPPAQQFVFDRNPFFHRIDQDGRQLPYVDRVVLNVSTYDIIPAKVATGESDLQAVGVEFSDYTLVKEAETRFPIKVDLWTRTQGSRVALLPNMTCADPVWSMLYRDVRIRRALSLAINRTEINKALFFGLARESANTVMPESPLYREEFARAWAQHDPEQANALLDQTDLSAIRLDGYRRLPDGRVAGIMAETAGESTVETDVLELIAEHFHAIGIALWTRVSQRDLFRSRNMAGLTSMSVWMGLDNAVPTAEMPPYELAPTSEDQYHWPRWGVHYASKGAQGAPPALPEAQELVKLVGRWRWSRSHDERIDIWHRMLEIHADQVFTIGTVNSAKQPVVRNERLQNVPETGLIGFQPTSLLGIYMPDTFWLKEGN; encoded by the coding sequence ATGAGCGCAAGAGCCATCACCCGCCGCGAGACGCTGGTGATGATGGCGTCAGGCGCTCTGGTCGGGCCGCAAGCCGCGCAGGCATTGATCGGCTCGCCCTATCTCGACGACCCTATCGAAGCGGGCGAGCTGCCGCCCGCCGGGCAGCGCGTGCCGCTGGAACCCAGGATCGTCGACATGCCTGCGCTGGGACGCAGTCCGGGACGACATGGCGGGACAATCCGCATGCTGATCGGCGGCCAGCGGGATATCCGCTACATGCCGATCAACGGTTATGCCCGGCTGGTCGGCTACGATATGAACCTGAACTTCATTGCCGATATCCTGCATTCGTGGGAGGTGGATCAAGATCGGGTCTTCACGCTTCGCCTGCGCAAGGGGCATCGCTGGTCGGACGGGCACCCCTTCACATCCGAGGATTTCCGCTACTGCTGGGAAGACGTGATCCTTCGCGACGATCTGGGCGGGATGCCCCCCGAGATGCGGCTCGAAGGAAAGGGGCCGATCTTCGAACTGCTCGACGAGCTAACGGTTCGCTACAGTTGGCACGCGCCCTTGCCCGACTTCCTGCCCTTGCTTGCCGCGCCTTCACCGCTGCGCATCTGCATGCCCGCCCATTACATGAAGCAGTTCCATGTGTCCTTCGCCCGGCGGGACGAACTGGATCGGTACGTGCATGAGCAGCGTGTCGATGATTGGCAGGCACTGCATCAGAAGATGAGCCGCATCACCCGGCCCGAAAACCCCGATCTGCCGACGCTCGACCCCTGGCGTCCGCGCACCGCGCCGCCTGCCCAGCAGTTCGTGTTCGACCGGAACCCCTTTTTCCACCGGATCGACCAGGACGGACGCCAATTGCCCTATGTCGATCGCGTCGTGCTGAACGTCTCGACCTACGACATCATCCCGGCCAAGGTTGCGACCGGGGAAAGCGACCTGCAGGCGGTCGGTGTCGAATTCTCTGACTATACCCTCGTGAAAGAGGCCGAGACGCGGTTTCCGATCAAGGTCGATCTATGGACCAGAACCCAGGGGTCACGCGTCGCCTTGTTGCCGAACATGACCTGCGCCGATCCGGTCTGGAGCATGCTTTACCGCGATGTCCGTATCCGCCGGGCCCTGTCGCTGGCGATCAACCGGACCGAAATCAACAAGGCTTTGTTTTTCGGACTTGCCCGCGAAAGCGCCAATACGGTGATGCCGGAAAGCCCACTCTACCGCGAGGAATTCGCCCGCGCATGGGCGCAGCACGACCCGGAACAGGCCAATGCGCTTCTGGACCAGACGGATCTTTCCGCGATCCGTCTGGATGGCTACCGCAGACTGCCCGACGGGCGCGTCGCGGGCATCATGGCCGAGACAGCCGGCGAAAGCACGGTCGAAACCGATGTGCTGGAACTGATCGCCGAGCATTTTCATGCGATCGGAATCGCGCTTTGGACAAGGGTGTCGCAGCGCGACCTGTTCCGCAGCCGCAATATGGCGGGACTGACAAGCATGTCGGTCTGGATGGGGCTCGACAATGCCGTCCCGACGGCCGAGATGCCGCCCTATGAATTGGCCCCAACGAGCGAGGACCAGTATCATTGGCCGCGCTGGGGGGTGCATTATGCCTCGAAGGGCGCCCAAGGGGCTCCGCCTGCACTTCCCGAGGCGCAGGAACTGGTCAAGCTGGTGGGCCGCTGGCGGTGGTCGCGCAGCCATGACGAACGTATCGACATCTGGCACAGGATGCTTGAAATCCATGCAGATCAGGTATTTACGATTGGAACCGTGAACAGCGCCAAGCAGCCGGTCGTGCGCAACGAGCGGCTGCAGAACGTGCCTGAAACCGGCCTGATCGGCTTTC
- a CDS encoding ABC transporter ATP-binding protein has protein sequence MDKLPNTRDLLRVEELNVAFPLLKGELHAVNGASLRVLPGRITALVGESGSGKSITGLTIMGLQPRIARVTGRVLFHSSEDAPVNLLDLPHDGKQIRAIRGGQIGMIFQEPMTSFSPLHTIGNQVSEALRLHRLLSAREARERCETMLGRVGFSRPDRVFDMYPFELSGGMRQRAMIAMAVICGPSLLIADEPTTALDVTIQAQILALIRDLQEELGLGVLMITHDLGVVANVADEVVVMHHGRVVEAGTTEAIFRDPTHPYLRGLINAVPVLGEKGRERLRPLREIPAEGIQELASMGLLHAEPRRSSLRPRALISLRNVTKSFLPRHESWSFFAPKQTPARAVDDVCLDILRGECLGLVGESGSGKTTLGKLLVRAMQPDTGSIIFDSGDSVIDMTEADGAELDALRTRVQMIFQDPVSSLSPRMTVGNILAEPLDIHRRGSPAQRRRMVSALLHAIGLGDGAATRFPHSFSGGQRQRIGIARALALAPEFIVCDEVVSALDVSVQAQILNLLKDLQRELHLTYLFISHDLAVVNYMADRIAVMWRGRLVEIAPRRIIMEAAVHPYTRALLAAVPVPDPGRRLDILAARIPAEQAELLWPDAFRETPDQPGHLIDLGGGHLVRMNPTARLADTIPREAAG, from the coding sequence TTGGACAAGCTGCCGAACACTCGTGACCTGCTGCGCGTGGAAGAGCTGAACGTGGCATTTCCTCTGCTAAAAGGTGAATTGCACGCCGTCAACGGGGCAAGCCTGCGCGTCCTGCCGGGACGCATCACAGCACTTGTGGGAGAGTCGGGGTCGGGCAAGAGCATCACCGGTCTGACCATCATGGGCCTGCAGCCCCGGATCGCGCGGGTCACGGGACGTGTCTTGTTCCACAGCAGCGAGGACGCACCCGTGAACCTGTTGGATCTGCCGCATGACGGCAAGCAGATCCGCGCGATCCGCGGCGGGCAGATCGGCATGATCTTCCAGGAGCCGATGACCTCTTTCTCGCCGCTGCACACGATTGGGAACCAGGTCTCCGAGGCATTGCGGCTGCATCGGCTGCTCAGCGCGCGCGAAGCCCGCGAACGCTGCGAAACCATGCTGGGCCGGGTCGGTTTCAGTCGGCCCGATCGGGTTTTCGACATGTATCCGTTTGAGCTGTCCGGGGGAATGCGACAGCGCGCAATGATCGCCATGGCAGTGATCTGCGGTCCGTCGCTGCTGATCGCGGATGAGCCGACCACCGCGCTTGACGTGACGATACAGGCCCAGATCCTCGCGCTCATCCGCGATCTGCAGGAGGAGCTGGGGCTCGGGGTCCTGATGATCACCCATGACCTGGGGGTCGTCGCCAATGTCGCGGATGAGGTCGTGGTCATGCATCATGGCCGGGTGGTCGAGGCAGGCACGACCGAGGCGATCTTCCGTGACCCGACCCACCCTTATCTTCGCGGGCTCATCAACGCGGTCCCCGTGCTTGGGGAAAAGGGCAGGGAACGGCTCAGGCCGCTGCGCGAGATCCCCGCGGAAGGCATTCAGGAACTGGCCAGTATGGGGTTGCTGCACGCCGAGCCAAGGCGCAGCTCACTTCGGCCGCGCGCGCTGATTTCACTGCGCAATGTCACGAAATCCTTTCTGCCGCGCCATGAAAGCTGGTCGTTTTTCGCGCCCAAGCAGACCCCCGCCCGCGCAGTCGACGATGTGTGCCTTGATATCCTGCGCGGCGAATGTCTTGGCCTCGTGGGGGAAAGCGGTTCGGGAAAAACGACCCTTGGCAAGCTGCTTGTGCGGGCCATGCAGCCGGACACGGGCAGCATCATCTTCGATTCCGGCGACAGCGTCATCGACATGACAGAAGCTGACGGGGCCGAACTCGACGCCCTGCGCACCCGTGTGCAGATGATCTTTCAGGACCCTGTTTCGTCGCTTTCGCCCCGCATGACGGTCGGAAACATCCTGGCCGAACCGCTGGATATCCACCGCCGGGGCAGCCCTGCGCAAAGGCGCCGCATGGTTTCGGCCCTGCTGCACGCGATCGGGCTGGGCGACGGGGCGGCCACGCGCTTTCCGCACAGCTTCTCAGGGGGGCAAAGGCAAAGGATCGGGATCGCGCGCGCGCTCGCCCTGGCCCCGGAATTCATCGTCTGCGACGAGGTCGTCTCGGCCCTCGACGTATCGGTGCAGGCCCAGATCCTGAACCTGCTCAAGGATCTTCAGCGAGAACTGCACCTGACTTATCTGTTCATCTCGCACGATCTGGCCGTGGTGAACTACATGGCGGACCGCATCGCGGTCATGTGGCGCGGCAGGCTGGTCGAGATCGCCCCCCGGCGGATCATCATGGAAGCCGCCGTCCACCCCTATACTCGGGCGCTTCTGGCGGCGGTCCCTGTCCCTGATCCCGGCCGACGCCTCGACATCTTGGCCGCGCGCATTCCAGCCGAGCAGGCCGAGCTTCTATGGCCGGATGCCTTCCGCGAGACGCCGGATCAACCCGGTCACCTCATCGATCTTGGGGGCGGGCATCTGGTGAGGATGAACCCGACCGCGCGCCTCGCCGACACGATCCCGAGGGAGGCCGCAGGATGA
- a CDS encoding glycosyltransferase family 32 protein: MSSKDRLVRDIEIALELGKAGKLSEAEMRLARIAQDEDAAVLGPVTELGLPRKLHSARLKLAKLGADVAALTGLRATAVPPHALLADLFPISDDTRAAMAEACCRKVPRIVHQIWIGERIPRPCETWRQWAARHGWEYRLWDEAALSRLGLSDDPAWCVMRQMGDLPGAVDVARYHILLREGGLYLDCDWYPIRPELGPTALFPECGMSAIAEAGPRLVGGGGMLLANGLIATPAGHPALRRLLNALPEVVERLRGGPAWWLTGPLPFTLALRGGPFTVLDSAFVAGRLPRGAELPEVLRAVEEARQGAGVLLEWKDW; the protein is encoded by the coding sequence ATGTCAAGCAAGGACCGCCTCGTCCGGGACATTGAAATCGCGCTGGAGCTCGGCAAGGCCGGCAAGCTGTCCGAGGCCGAGATGCGGCTTGCCCGGATCGCGCAGGATGAGGATGCCGCAGTCCTTGGGCCGGTCACCGAACTTGGCTTGCCGCGCAAGCTGCATTCGGCCCGGCTGAAGCTTGCGAAACTTGGCGCGGATGTCGCTGCCCTCACCGGGCTGCGCGCGACAGCCGTCCCGCCGCACGCCCTTCTCGCGGACCTGTTTCCGATCAGCGACGATACAAGAGCGGCCATGGCGGAAGCCTGTTGTCGCAAGGTGCCACGCATCGTTCACCAGATATGGATCGGCGAGCGCATACCCCGGCCCTGCGAGACATGGCGGCAATGGGCGGCACGCCACGGCTGGGAATACAGGCTTTGGGATGAAGCCGCCCTGTCCCGGCTTGGCTTGTCGGACGATCCCGCCTGGTGTGTGATGCGACAGATGGGCGACTTGCCCGGGGCGGTCGATGTCGCGAGATACCATATCCTGCTGCGCGAAGGCGGGCTTTATCTTGATTGCGACTGGTATCCGATCAGGCCGGAGCTTGGCCCCACGGCGCTGTTTCCCGAATGCGGCATGTCGGCCATTGCCGAGGCCGGACCCCGCCTGGTCGGAGGGGGCGGCATGCTGCTTGCCAATGGCCTGATCGCGACCCCGGCGGGCCACCCTGCCCTGCGCAGGTTGCTGAATGCGCTGCCCGAAGTGGTTGAACGGCTTCGAGGTGGTCCGGCCTGGTGGCTGACCGGGCCGCTACCCTTTACCCTCGCCCTGCGAGGCGGACCGTTCACGGTTCTCGACAGCGCCTTCGTGGCCGGTCGCCTGCCCCGTGGCGCGGAGCTGCCCGAGGTCCTTCGGGCGGTCGAAGAGGCTCGGCAGGGTGCCGGCGTCCTCCTCGAGTGGAAGGACTGGTAG
- a CDS encoding DUF1850 domain-containing protein, translating to MAGTLIIALAPEGRFTLEWVHSVEKEGWREEWQLTEEGLSNTRAAVKGSGAGMEPGEGGHWEGRWWVWQPKGQPIQRLVLAASGATGSGWRLCGADCVTLGSTGGEPILIEPCGQDGDHPAG from the coding sequence ATGGCTGGTACACTCATCATCGCGCTTGCGCCGGAAGGGCGGTTCACGCTGGAATGGGTGCACTCGGTCGAAAAGGAAGGCTGGCGCGAGGAGTGGCAGCTGACCGAAGAGGGGCTTTCGAACACCCGCGCGGCGGTAAAGGGATCGGGCGCCGGCATGGAGCCGGGCGAAGGCGGGCATTGGGAAGGTCGTTGGTGGGTCTGGCAACCGAAGGGCCAGCCAATCCAGCGTCTGGTTCTTGCCGCCTCGGGCGCGACCGGTTCGGGTTGGCGCCTTTGCGGTGCGGATTGCGTGACGCTGGGCAGCACGGGCGGCGAACCGATCCTGATCGAGCCTTGCGGCCAGGATGGCGATCACCCGGCCGGTTGA
- a CDS encoding TRAP transporter permease — translation MTAKTSDAPASEGRPDALHEGFPPTAEGRVLFWIAVAFSVFQISIAAHLIDLPSQVVRAVHVGFLLTLGLPLLTLAKGHGRLGRTISYLLAAGGVAVAAYQWVDYTELLLRAGDLETRDIVMGVIALVTVFVAAWLMMGPALPVIAGTFLAYALWGEHLPAPLDHRGYDFAQVIEQMAYGTEGIYGIPIYVSATYIFLFILFGSFLEKAGMIRLFTDVSLGLVGHKMGGAAKVSVLSSGLMGTISGSGVANVVTTGQFTIPLMKRFGYRPAFAGGVEATASMGGQIMPPVMGAVAFIMAETLGVPYVEVVKAALIPAVLYFLGVFWMVHLEAGKRDLRGLAKSELPSPRTALRKRWYLLLPLAVLVYLLFSGYTPLFAGTVGLGLTAMLILGSSAALGLPEGVIRTIFWIALGMVAASFFALGMKVVLGGVAVLIAINAISRGGRETLIACRDSLADGARTALPVGIACALVGVIIGVMTLTGAATTFGQFIVGVGETSLLLSLVLTMITCIVLGMGIPTIPNYIITSSIAGPALLGLGVPLIVSHMFVFYFGILADLTPPVALACFAAAPIARESGLKISLEAVKIAAAGFVVPFMAVYTPALMLQDGGPLASQIGYPAAVAYVVFKAVCALALWGAAVIGWLGRPLALWERALAMAGAFTLVAALPLTDEIGFALVASFVLLLWLRRERGAAA, via the coding sequence ATGACGGCCAAGACCAGCGATGCCCCGGCCAGCGAGGGCAGGCCCGACGCATTGCATGAGGGCTTTCCGCCCACCGCCGAGGGGCGCGTCCTGTTCTGGATCGCGGTGGCCTTCTCGGTCTTTCAGATCTCGATTGCCGCCCATCTCATCGACCTGCCCAGTCAGGTCGTGCGTGCGGTGCATGTGGGCTTCCTGCTGACCCTGGGCTTGCCACTGCTGACACTGGCCAAGGGGCACGGTCGGTTGGGGAGGACGATCAGCTACCTGCTTGCTGCTGGCGGGGTTGCGGTCGCCGCCTATCAATGGGTCGACTATACCGAACTCTTGCTGCGTGCAGGAGATCTCGAAACCCGCGACATCGTCATGGGGGTGATCGCGCTTGTCACAGTCTTCGTCGCAGCATGGCTGATGATGGGGCCGGCGCTGCCTGTCATCGCGGGCACGTTCCTTGCCTATGCGTTATGGGGAGAGCATCTTCCCGCTCCGCTTGACCATCGCGGCTACGATTTCGCGCAGGTGATCGAGCAGATGGCCTATGGCACCGAGGGGATCTACGGCATCCCGATCTACGTCTCGGCGACATATATCTTTCTTTTCATTCTCTTCGGGTCGTTTCTTGAAAAAGCCGGGATGATCCGCCTGTTCACCGATGTCTCGCTTGGGCTCGTCGGTCACAAGATGGGCGGTGCCGCCAAGGTCTCGGTGCTGTCCTCGGGCCTGATGGGCACGATCTCGGGCTCGGGCGTTGCGAACGTGGTCACCACCGGCCAGTTCACCATCCCCTTGATGAAACGGTTCGGCTATCGGCCCGCCTTTGCCGGCGGGGTCGAGGCCACGGCCTCGATGGGCGGGCAGATCATGCCCCCCGTCATGGGCGCCGTCGCCTTCATCATGGCCGAGACGCTGGGGGTTCCCTATGTCGAGGTCGTCAAGGCCGCTCTGATCCCGGCGGTCCTCTATTTCCTCGGCGTGTTCTGGATGGTGCATCTGGAAGCCGGCAAGCGTGACCTGCGCGGCCTTGCGAAATCCGAGCTGCCATCGCCCCGTACCGCGCTGCGCAAAAGATGGTATCTGCTTTTGCCGCTAGCAGTGCTCGTCTACCTGCTTTTCTCGGGCTACACGCCGCTTTTTGCGGGCACCGTCGGTCTGGGGCTGACGGCCATGCTGATCCTGGGCAGCTCGGCGGCTCTCGGCCTTCCCGAAGGGGTGATCCGCACGATCTTCTGGATCGCGCTCGGCATGGTTGCGGCATCGTTCTTCGCGCTTGGCATGAAGGTCGTGCTTGGCGGCGTCGCCGTCCTCATTGCGATCAACGCCATCTCCAGGGGTGGCCGCGAAACCCTGATCGCCTGCCGCGACAGTCTGGCGGATGGCGCGCGCACGGCCCTGCCCGTTGGTATCGCCTGCGCGCTCGTTGGGGTCATCATCGGTGTGATGACCCTGACCGGCGCCGCCACGACCTTCGGCCAGTTCATCGTCGGGGTCGGGGAAACAAGCCTGCTGCTGTCACTCGTTCTCACGATGATCACCTGCATCGTGCTGGGCATGGGAATACCGACGATCCCGAACTACATCATCACCTCGTCGATCGCGGGGCCGGCGCTGCTGGGCTTGGGCGTGCCGCTGATCGTCAGCCACATGTTCGTGTTCTATTTCGGCATCCTCGCCGACCTGACCCCACCGGTAGCGCTGGCCTGCTTTGCCGCCGCGCCGATTGCCAGGGAAAGCGGGCTCAAGATCAGCCTCGAAGCCGTCAAGATCGCGGCGGCGGGCTTCGTCGTGCCCTTCATGGCGGTCTATACTCCCGCGCTGATGCTGCAGGACGGCGGGCCGCTGGCCAGCCAGATCGGCTATCCAGCTGCGGTCGCCTATGTCGTCTTCAAGGCGGTCTGTGCGCTCGCGCTGTGGGGTGCTGCGGTGATCGGCTGGCTTGGGCGTCCGCTTGCCCTATGGGAACGCGCACTCGCCATGGCCGGAGCCTTCACGCTGGTTGCTGCGCTGCCCCTGACGGACGAAATTGGTTTCGCGCTGGTCGCGAGCTTCGTCCTGCTTTTGTGGCTACGCCGGGAAAGGGGCGCCGCGGCATGA
- a CDS encoding TAXI family TRAP transporter solute-binding subunit: protein MLHNIKLGMAFAGAALVSAPAIHASEFINVLTGGTSGVYYPLGVALSEIYAKGIDGARTQVQATKASVENLNLLQQGKGEIGFALGDSVKYAWEGNAEAGFKEPLTKLRAIAAIYPNVIQIASLKEAGAMTVADLKGKSLSVGAAKSGTELNARAILGALGMSYEDLGKVEYLPFAESVELMKNRQIDATLQSSGLGNAALKDLSTSQQISFLSVPAEVVETLGAPYVASTIPAGTYDGQDADVPTVAVVNFLVTSEAVSDETAYQMTKLLFENLETLKAAHSAAAGITSEDAVKGLPIPLHPGAERYYKENGLM from the coding sequence ATGCTTCATAACATCAAGCTTGGCATGGCTTTCGCCGGTGCCGCGCTGGTTTCGGCGCCTGCCATCCATGCCAGCGAATTCATCAACGTTCTGACGGGAGGCACTTCCGGCGTCTATTATCCGCTTGGCGTAGCGCTTTCGGAAATCTACGCCAAGGGAATCGATGGCGCGCGGACGCAGGTGCAGGCGACAAAGGCATCGGTCGAGAACCTGAACCTGCTGCAGCAGGGCAAGGGCGAGATCGGATTCGCGCTTGGCGATTCCGTGAAATACGCTTGGGAGGGCAATGCCGAGGCCGGTTTCAAGGAACCCCTGACCAAGCTGCGCGCCATCGCCGCAATCTATCCCAACGTCATTCAGATCGCCTCGCTGAAGGAAGCGGGCGCGATGACCGTCGCGGATCTGAAGGGCAAGAGCCTGTCGGTCGGCGCCGCGAAATCGGGCACCGAACTCAATGCCCGCGCGATCCTCGGGGCTCTGGGGATGAGCTATGAGGACCTTGGCAAGGTCGAATACCTGCCCTTTGCGGAATCGGTGGAACTGATGAAGAACCGTCAGATCGACGCGACGCTGCAATCCTCGGGGCTGGGCAATGCCGCGCTCAAGGACCTCTCGACCTCGCAGCAGATCAGCTTCCTGTCCGTTCCCGCCGAGGTGGTCGAGACGCTGGGGGCGCCGTATGTCGCCTCGACCATTCCGGCCGGCACCTATGACGGGCAGGATGCCGATGTGCCGACCGTGGCCGTCGTGAACTTCCTGGTGACCAGCGAGGCGGTATCCGACGAGACGGCCTACCAGATGACCAAGCTGCTCTTTGAAAATCTCGAGACGCTGAAGGCTGCCCATTCGGCGGCCGCCGGGATCACCAGCGAAGACGCGGTCAAGGGACTGCCCATCCCGCTCCATCCCGGCGCCGAGCGCTACTACAAGGAAAATGGCCTGATGTAA